In Ruminococcaceae bacterium BL-6, a genomic segment contains:
- the cheY gene encoding regulator of chemotaxis and motility (Evidence 2a : Function from experimental evidences in other organisms; PubMedId : 10196193, 12864845, 12920116, 14749334, 23226535, 28542702; Product type r : regulator): MGKKIMLVDDAAFMRMMIKDTLQKNGYTEIVEAGNGEQALAVYAAEKPDLVLMDITMPVMDGLESLKRLKEMDKEAKVVMCSAMGQETMVVDALKLGARDFIVKPFKPDRIMKTVNSILG, encoded by the coding sequence ATGGGGAAAAAAATTATGTTGGTTGACGATGCCGCTTTTATGCGGATGATGATCAAGGACACCCTGCAGAAAAACGGGTACACGGAGATCGTGGAGGCGGGAAACGGCGAGCAGGCGCTTGCGGTTTACGCGGCGGAGAAGCCTGACCTTGTCCTGATGGATATCACGATGCCGGTCATGGATGGCCTGGAATCGCTGAAAAGGCTGAAGGAAATGGACAAAGAGGCCAAAGTGGTGATGTGCTCCGCCATGGGGCAGGAAACCATGGTGGTCGACGCGCTCAAGCTGGGCGCGAGGGATTTCATCGTCAAGCCGTTCAAGCCGGACCGCATCATGAAAACGGTGAACAGCATTCTGGGCTGA
- a CDS encoding Flagellar motor switch protein FliN — translation MEPRDSSIENLLSPMDRDTIGEILNISMGSSATTVSTLLDQRVSITTPKVEVVKAQDFHFEALEPAIAVEINYVSGLSGKNVMVLKVSDVRVIVGLLLHTEFKEEDFVLDEMNLGAICEVMNQMMGASSTALSQFLSRSINISPPTSYKIENAEQFKSKYFEAYDPVVTVHFNLMIGDLVNSEFFNLMSPEFARELITSLGSGGEEGLKKEQEQGAQQTPPEPVTQQAAPQPAPQAVSAADPPTGPAAQKPDPQPAVPAVPAADPPVPPVSQPAAQVAPAPQASPARQAAPQPDAPAAPASAYVPAASAPVLHTAGQQPNQPGYAVKGASYQSFDEQDNVLTSGQNSNLNMILSVPLEVTVEIGRTTKKIKEILDFTSGTILELDKQAGSQVDVFVNGKPIAKGDVVVVDDYYGVRITEISSNDEIMKLL, via the coding sequence ATGGAGCCAAGGGATTCTAGTATCGAAAATTTGCTTTCGCCTATGGACAGGGATACCATTGGCGAGATCCTGAATATCAGCATGGGATCTTCCGCCACGACCGTTTCCACTTTGCTGGATCAGCGGGTCAGCATCACCACGCCGAAGGTTGAGGTAGTCAAAGCCCAGGATTTTCATTTTGAAGCGCTTGAGCCGGCGATCGCCGTTGAGATCAATTATGTCAGCGGCCTTTCCGGAAAAAACGTGATGGTGCTGAAGGTTTCGGATGTCAGGGTCATTGTCGGCCTGCTGCTGCATACGGAATTCAAAGAGGAAGATTTTGTGCTGGATGAGATGAATCTGGGGGCCATCTGCGAAGTGATGAACCAGATGATGGGGGCTTCGTCCACCGCCCTTTCCCAGTTTCTGAGCCGTTCGATCAACATCTCGCCGCCGACCTCGTATAAAATCGAAAATGCAGAGCAGTTCAAAAGCAAGTATTTCGAAGCGTACGATCCGGTCGTCACCGTGCATTTCAACCTGATGATCGGGGATCTGGTCAACAGCGAGTTTTTCAACCTGATGTCTCCGGAGTTTGCGAGAGAGCTGATCACCAGCCTCGGCTCCGGCGGGGAAGAAGGGCTCAAAAAGGAGCAGGAGCAAGGCGCGCAGCAGACGCCCCCTGAGCCTGTGACTCAGCAGGCCGCGCCGCAGCCTGCTCCCCAGGCGGTATCGGCTGCGGATCCCCCCACCGGGCCCGCAGCTCAAAAGCCCGATCCTCAGCCCGCCGTTCCGGCGGTGCCTGCGGCGGATCCTCCCGTTCCGCCCGTTTCTCAGCCGGCTGCCCAGGTGGCGCCTGCTCCTCAGGCTTCCCCGGCCCGGCAGGCCGCTCCTCAGCCGGATGCTCCGGCGGCTCCCGCCTCGGCGTATGTGCCGGCGGCTTCCGCTCCGGTGCTTCATACGGCCGGCCAGCAGCCGAATCAGCCCGGCTACGCGGTGAAAGGAGCCTCTTACCAGAGCTTCGACGAGCAGGACAATGTCCTGACCAGCGGACAGAACAGCAACCTGAATATGATTCTGTCCGTCCCGCTGGAAGTCACGGTAGAGATTGGGCGTACCACGAAAAAGATCAAGGAGATCCTGGACTTTACCTCCGGCACCATTCTGGAGCTGGACAAGCAGGCCGGCTCCCAGGTGGATGTCTTTGTCAACGGCAAGCCGATCGCCAAAGGGGATGTCGTTGTGGTGGACGATTACTACGGGGTGCGTATTACAGAGATTTCCAGCAACGATGAAATTATGAAATTACTATAA
- a CDS encoding Flagellar motor switch protein FliM, whose protein sequence is MAEILTQQQIDELLGNLQSGNMDFKEIEKTTSGPKVKEYDFMSPKKFSREQLKLLDNVFDNFSRMFSLQLASMLRVACQMEILQVEEEEYREFNNALNDSVLVGVIGMYNEAKRIDGKQILVEMSRPISFSIIDRMLGGDGSGYQMERDYTDIELSLLEYLFRQMLGLLKNAWGNYIEIDHKLEMIETNSRMMQSIQPDESVAIVVIEMTIDDLKGNMNICLPASSLEEIFRIFNSKYIRLPRRDDPEVEKKRKETIMKGLKTSPLCVSAILGKTRITVKDFLSLRPGDIVALNTPVEKNEVIVNVEEIPWFSGIMGTKKKKYAVKINKTL, encoded by the coding sequence ATGGCGGAAATATTGACTCAGCAGCAGATCGACGAGCTGTTGGGAAATTTGCAAAGCGGAAACATGGACTTCAAGGAAATCGAAAAGACGACGAGCGGGCCGAAGGTAAAAGAATACGACTTTATGTCGCCGAAGAAGTTTTCCAGGGAGCAGCTTAAGCTGCTGGATAATGTTTTCGACAACTTTTCCCGGATGTTCAGTCTTCAGCTTGCAAGCATGCTGCGGGTCGCCTGCCAGATGGAGATCCTTCAGGTGGAGGAAGAGGAGTACAGGGAGTTCAACAATGCCCTGAACGATTCGGTTCTGGTCGGCGTCATCGGCATGTACAACGAGGCGAAGCGCATTGACGGCAAACAGATCCTGGTCGAGATGTCCCGGCCGATCTCGTTTTCCATCATCGACCGGATGCTCGGCGGAGACGGCTCGGGCTATCAGATGGAGCGGGACTACACCGACATCGAGCTTTCGCTTCTGGAATACCTGTTCAGGCAGATGCTGGGCCTGCTGAAAAATGCGTGGGGCAATTACATCGAAATCGACCATAAGCTCGAGATGATCGAGACGAACTCCAGAATGATGCAGTCCATTCAGCCGGATGAATCCGTCGCCATCGTGGTAATCGAAATGACGATAGATGATCTGAAGGGAAACATGAACATCTGCCTGCCCGCGTCTTCTTTGGAAGAGATTTTCCGTATTTTCAACTCAAAGTACATCAGGCTTCCAAGAAGAGATGATCCGGAGGTCGAAAAGAAGCGCAAGGAAACCATTATGAAGGGCCTGAAGACTTCTCCGCTGTGCGTTTCGGCCATCCTCGGGAAGACGCGGATCACGGTGAAGGATTTTCTGTCGCTTCGGCCTGGGGATATCGTTGCATTAAACACGCCGGTCGAAAAGAACGAGGTCATTGTCAATGTGGAGGAAATCCCTTGGTTTTCCGGCATTATGGGGACCAAAAAGAAAAAATACGCAGTTAAGATCAATAAAACTCTATAA
- a CDS encoding Endoflagellar protein, protein MGDETGMVELTKLNGVAFVLNSNLIETIETIPETKVTLTTGKYFLVQEMPQDVVNRVIAYNQKIFKNAIRVTK, encoded by the coding sequence ATGGGGGATGAAACAGGCATGGTAGAACTCACGAAACTGAACGGAGTCGCGTTCGTGCTGAACAGCAACCTGATTGAAACAATCGAAACAATTCCCGAAACGAAGGTGACGCTTACCACGGGAAAATATTTTCTGGTGCAGGAAATGCCCCAGGATGTGGTGAACAGGGTGATCGCCTACAATCAGAAAATTTTCAAAAATGCCATTCGGGTGACAAAATGA
- a CDS encoding Flagellar basal body protein yields MLRSLLSGVAGLKTHQTKMDVIGNNIANVNTYGFKSSRTTFRDVYYQTLSSSTAASGNRGGNNPSQVGYGTSVASIDLLNTRSGFASTGNGMDAYIDGEGYFVVRNGAGEEHLTQVGTFGFDGEGNLVDGNNNFVCGNSVESLTGKASVGGVDIDFGETNGAALNGYTIKIAFDKDAANVGVEADTANKTITVTLQKDDTADPKVVPTADNLKSALQGKWTWTDTDESGTVETDEMPAGFDDTQLGDITVEWTDTTKTDTDPVVETTGMVAEDVKEWGADVKKIVNTYGELKSMSIGSDGTITGEDSTGHIRIIGRIVLANVPNPNALTQEGNSYYKAVSNTGTITYSAPGSDTLGALKSGGLEMSNVDLANEFADMIMTERGFQANSKIITVSDEMLETLVNLKR; encoded by the coding sequence ATGCTGAGATCATTGCTTTCCGGTGTGGCGGGCCTGAAGACCCACCAGACAAAAATGGACGTTATCGGCAACAACATCGCAAATGTCAACACCTACGGATTCAAATCTTCCCGCACCACGTTCCGCGACGTTTACTACCAGACCCTTTCCTCCTCCACCGCCGCCAGCGGAAACCGGGGCGGCAACAACCCCTCGCAGGTCGGCTACGGCACCTCGGTCGCGTCCATCGACCTGCTGAACACCCGCAGCGGATTTGCCTCCACGGGCAACGGAATGGACGCCTATATTGACGGCGAGGGCTACTTCGTCGTGAGAAACGGCGCCGGCGAGGAGCACCTGACCCAGGTGGGAACCTTCGGGTTCGACGGCGAGGGCAACCTGGTCGACGGGAATAACAACTTCGTCTGCGGCAACTCGGTCGAAAGCCTGACCGGAAAAGCCTCCGTGGGCGGCGTGGATATCGATTTCGGCGAGACGAACGGCGCAGCCCTGAACGGGTACACCATCAAGATCGCGTTTGACAAAGATGCGGCAAACGTCGGTGTCGAGGCCGATACCGCAAACAAGACGATTACGGTCACCCTGCAGAAGGATGATACTGCGGACCCAAAGGTCGTTCCGACTGCTGATAACTTGAAGTCTGCACTACAGGGGAAGTGGACCTGGACCGATACGGACGAAAGCGGCACCGTTGAAACCGATGAGATGCCCGCCGGGTTTGATGACACCCAGCTGGGGGACATCACCGTGGAGTGGACCGACACGACCAAAACGGACACGGACCCCGTTGTGGAAACCACCGGCATGGTGGCGGAGGATGTCAAGGAATGGGGCGCGGATGTCAAGAAGATCGTCAACACCTACGGCGAGCTGAAAAGCATGTCGATCGGCTCGGACGGCACGATCACGGGCGAGGACTCCACGGGTCACATCCGGATCATCGGGCGGATCGTTCTGGCGAACGTGCCGAACCCCAACGCGCTGACCCAGGAGGGCAACTCCTACTACAAGGCGGTCAGCAACACCGGAACCATCACCTATTCCGCGCCCGGCTCCGATACGCTGGGGGCTTTAAAGAGCGGCGGGCTGGAAATGTCCAATGTGGACCTGGCGAACGAGTTCGCCGACATGATCATGACGGAGAGAGGGTTCCAGGCAAATTCCAAGATCATCACCGTCAGCGACGAGATGCTGGAAACGCTCGTCAACCTGAAGCGGTAA
- a CDS encoding Flagellar operon protein encodes MEEIQFKKNCAAFVRPDYAVNDARRAPAASPEVSGRESEFARLVKQTVDQNRKLTFSRHALQRMETRDIKVSQQLVSQLSGAVEKARAKGVKDALILNGRTAFVVNVPSGTVVTTMNGGETAGTVFTNIDGAVVL; translated from the coding sequence ATGGAAGAAATTCAGTTTAAAAAGAACTGCGCCGCGTTTGTCCGGCCGGACTATGCGGTAAACGACGCACGGCGCGCCCCCGCCGCCAGCCCCGAAGTTTCCGGGCGGGAAAGCGAGTTTGCCCGTCTGGTGAAACAGACGGTGGACCAGAACCGGAAGCTCACGTTTTCCAGGCACGCGCTGCAGCGAATGGAGACCCGCGACATCAAGGTGTCGCAGCAGCTCGTTTCTCAGCTTTCCGGGGCGGTGGAAAAGGCGCGGGCGAAAGGGGTAAAGGATGCCCTGATTTTAAACGGCCGCACCGCCTTTGTCGTCAATGTCCCGAGCGGCACGGTGGTCACCACCATGAACGGCGGGGAAACGGCCGGAACTGTTTTTACGAATATCGACGGAGCCGTAGTATTGTAG
- the flgD gene encoding Basal-body rod modification protein FlgD, with the protein MQTNQINNYQIYSSGSQNKSVSKSASQVDTEQFLQLLAAQLSNQDVMNPMQDTDFIAQMAQFTSLQALENLNQYSAYQYGTALIGKKVNVAKYDDTGKYVEDTGVVSNCNFSNGETTVIVNGVPYDLSSVMEVLTDSGTGAFQYASSLVGKTVKVGGYGADGKYVEDSGVVSGCNFVSGDVALVVNGKTYGLSSVLNVYADADAAKDAEKQDQPQTNA; encoded by the coding sequence TTGCAGACAAACCAGATCAACAACTATCAAATCTACTCTTCCGGCAGTCAGAACAAAAGCGTTTCCAAATCCGCCTCGCAGGTGGATACGGAACAGTTTCTCCAGCTTCTGGCGGCCCAGCTTTCCAATCAGGATGTCATGAACCCCATGCAGGATACGGATTTCATCGCGCAGATGGCGCAGTTCACTTCGCTGCAGGCGCTGGAAAACCTGAACCAGTATTCCGCATATCAGTACGGCACGGCCCTGATCGGGAAAAAGGTGAATGTCGCCAAATATGACGACACGGGAAAATATGTCGAGGATACGGGCGTCGTCAGCAACTGCAACTTTTCCAACGGGGAGACCACGGTCATCGTCAACGGCGTACCCTACGACCTTTCCTCCGTGATGGAGGTCCTCACCGATTCCGGGACGGGCGCGTTTCAGTACGCTTCCTCTCTGGTCGGGAAAACGGTCAAGGTGGGCGGATACGGCGCCGACGGGAAATACGTGGAGGACAGCGGGGTCGTCAGCGGATGCAACTTTGTGTCCGGGGATGTCGCCCTCGTGGTAAACGGGAAAACGTACGGGCTCTCCTCCGTTTTGAACGTGTATGCCGACGCCGACGCCGCGAAGGACGCGGAGAAGCAGGATCAGCCCCAGACCAACGCCTGA
- a CDS encoding protein of unknown function (Evidence 5 : Unknown function): MVQQITMPAAVPAKAKPEKADGGKSDSGFESLLQLAAGGLKAEKADAPEPEKAEEPEKSQDSPSGAQTAAAGLFPMLWAAAQLSGDLPAPGGQGGLSVPGVLPAAGAAAAPAASAGLLSAQLSGRADGAPSAQPAGQAAQALSGGKGQALPAQFPGEPAQGTQDAAGQTAVLNPQSGAAVPAGQQVASETVPLQAGILTRGAANVPGTVQASDAQAPAAQTAAEKQESARGIPGQRESAAPESAAAAQERAELPVRRESSDPEQKAGLSGERDGSSEQTKAEPAKEQAVLPFQQLVQDSGFVPKVSGQAKAASGTAFRQVSDQVQLHYRQGESRFQMDLYPRDLGRISVKMALEGGKLLVEIAADNPRTQSMLVSGSGEIRSLLESAVGQPVQVSEPAPETPYYEQQQDHSSRQQQQQRQQHEAENSETASTDDFLSVIRELRNKGAAIERV; the protein is encoded by the coding sequence ATGGTGCAGCAGATCACGATGCCGGCGGCTGTTCCCGCCAAAGCAAAGCCCGAAAAGGCGGACGGCGGAAAATCGGACTCCGGCTTCGAATCCCTGCTTCAGCTTGCGGCCGGCGGGCTCAAGGCGGAAAAAGCCGATGCGCCCGAGCCCGAAAAAGCGGAAGAGCCGGAGAAATCGCAGGATTCCCCTTCCGGCGCGCAAACGGCGGCTGCCGGCCTTTTCCCGATGCTCTGGGCGGCGGCGCAGCTTTCCGGCGATCTTCCGGCGCCCGGCGGGCAGGGGGGCCTTTCGGTTCCCGGCGTCCTTCCGGCGGCCGGTGCGGCCGCGGCGCCCGCCGCTTCGGCGGGGCTGCTTTCGGCACAGCTTTCCGGCCGGGCAGACGGAGCGCCTTCGGCACAGCCTGCCGGGCAGGCGGCTCAGGCACTCTCCGGCGGGAAGGGCCAGGCCCTCCCGGCGCAATTCCCCGGAGAGCCGGCGCAGGGGACGCAGGATGCGGCGGGGCAAACCGCCGTTCTGAACCCCCAAAGCGGAGCAGCCGTTCCGGCGGGACAGCAGGTGGCCAGTGAGACCGTTCCCTTGCAGGCGGGCATTCTGACCCGGGGTGCGGCAAACGTTCCCGGCACGGTGCAGGCTTCCGATGCGCAGGCCCCGGCAGCGCAGACCGCCGCCGAGAAACAGGAATCCGCCAGGGGAATTCCCGGGCAGCGGGAAAGCGCCGCCCCGGAATCGGCGGCGGCCGCGCAGGAGCGCGCGGAGCTTCCGGTCCGGAGAGAATCTTCCGATCCGGAACAAAAGGCCGGGCTTTCCGGCGAACGGGACGGTTCTTCGGAACAGACGAAGGCCGAACCCGCGAAGGAACAGGCCGTCCTTCCGTTCCAGCAGCTTGTGCAGGACAGCGGTTTTGTCCCCAAAGTTTCCGGTCAGGCGAAAGCCGCGTCGGGAACGGCGTTCCGGCAGGTGTCGGATCAGGTTCAGCTCCATTACCGGCAGGGCGAGTCCCGGTTCCAGATGGATCTTTATCCCAGGGATCTCGGGAGGATCTCCGTGAAGATGGCGCTGGAAGGCGGGAAGCTTCTGGTCGAGATCGCGGCGGACAACCCCAGGACGCAGAGCATGCTCGTCTCCGGCTCCGGGGAGATCCGTTCCCTTCTGGAATCGGCCGTCGGGCAGCCCGTTCAGGTTTCGGAGCCGGCCCCGGAGACCCCGTATTACGAACAGCAGCAGGATCATTCCTCCCGGCAGCAGCAGCAGCAAAGGCAGCAGCACGAAGCGGAGAATTCCGAAACGGCAAGCACGGATGATTTTCTGTCCGTGATCCGGGAGCTTCGGAACAAGGGCGCCGCAATCGAAAGGGTGTGA
- the fliJ gene encoding Flagellar export protein FliJ, which produces MKKFVFSLEKVLSFQRQKLDVKKQELSILHGSLHELEQEIRNLEARFAGLNGEMRQAAQTGMNACDMTAYKTYFRTLNEKIKKLTESKAELLRRIEDKKAGIIQSNTEISGLEKLRDKQLDAYLKEGRKKQQLEIEEFVARQAVPV; this is translated from the coding sequence ATGAAAAAATTTGTTTTTTCCCTGGAAAAAGTTCTCAGCTTTCAGCGCCAGAAGCTGGATGTCAAAAAGCAGGAGCTTTCCATCCTGCACGGCAGCCTGCACGAGCTGGAGCAGGAAATCCGGAATCTCGAAGCCCGCTTCGCCGGCCTGAACGGCGAAATGCGGCAGGCGGCGCAAACCGGAATGAACGCCTGCGATATGACGGCTTATAAAACCTATTTCCGAACCCTGAACGAAAAGATCAAAAAGCTGACGGAAAGCAAAGCGGAGCTTCTTCGCCGCATCGAAGACAAAAAGGCGGGCATCATTCAGAGCAACACCGAGATTTCCGGGCTGGAAAAGCTGCGGGATAAGCAGCTCGACGCCTATCTGAAGGAAGGCCGCAAAAAGCAGCAGCTCGAAATCGAGGAGTTCGTGGCACGCCAGGCTGTTCCGGTCTGA
- the fliI gene encoding flagellar-specific ATPase subunit of export apparatus (Evidence 2a : Function from experimental evidences in other organisms; PubMedId : 12787361, 16113269, 16780875, 17002279, 26916245; Product type e : enzyme), which translates to MTLQNRLEVLGKLDPLCYMGKVKNIVGMMIEVSGLEANVGDICVIYSEAADKPVLSEVIGFKNGDVLLVAYGDVKGVGLGSLVRSTGHKLRVPVGDFLVGRTVDATGRPIDGRGDFPASGYYGVDSSYTNPLERPRISERLTFGIKAIDGMLTIGKGQRIGIFAGSGVGKSTLMGMIAKNVTADVNVIALVGERGREVTEFIDKDLGPEGLARSVLVVATSDQPAMYRMKCALVATAIAEYFRDEGKDVLLMMDSLTRFAMAHREIGLAAGEPPIARGYTPSIYAELPRLLERSGNFKTGSITGVYTVLVEGDDTNEPISDTVRGIIDGHIVLTRSLAHKNHYPAIDVNASISRLMTDIVTEEHRQAAAKIRNWLSVYEQNADLISIGAYKPGMNRKLDEAVNKIDAVNQFLCQKIDESFSFEETINTMKEL; encoded by the coding sequence ATGACGCTTCAGAACAGGCTGGAAGTCTTGGGCAAGCTGGATCCCCTGTGCTACATGGGCAAAGTGAAGAACATCGTCGGCATGATGATCGAGGTCAGCGGCCTTGAGGCCAACGTCGGCGATATCTGCGTCATTTACAGCGAGGCTGCCGACAAGCCCGTTCTGTCGGAGGTCATCGGGTTCAAAAACGGGGATGTCCTGCTGGTCGCCTACGGCGATGTCAAAGGCGTGGGCCTCGGCAGCCTGGTGCGCTCGACCGGGCACAAGCTGCGGGTCCCGGTAGGGGATTTCCTCGTCGGCAGAACCGTCGACGCCACCGGCCGCCCCATCGACGGCCGCGGGGATTTCCCCGCTTCCGGATATTACGGGGTGGATTCCTCTTACACCAATCCGCTGGAGCGTCCCCGGATCAGCGAGCGGCTCACGTTCGGCATCAAGGCGATCGACGGCATGCTCACGATCGGCAAGGGCCAGAGGATCGGCATCTTCGCCGGGAGCGGCGTGGGGAAAAGCACGCTGATGGGCATGATCGCCAAAAACGTGACGGCCGACGTCAACGTGATCGCCCTGGTTGGGGAGCGCGGCAGGGAGGTCACCGAGTTCATCGACAAGGACCTGGGGCCCGAGGGCCTCGCGCGCTCCGTTCTGGTGGTCGCGACTTCGGATCAGCCGGCCATGTACCGCATGAAGTGCGCGCTCGTCGCCACCGCGATCGCGGAGTACTTCCGGGATGAGGGCAAGGATGTCCTTCTGATGATGGATTCCCTGACCCGCTTTGCCATGGCCCACCGGGAGATCGGCCTCGCCGCCGGGGAACCGCCCATCGCGCGCGGCTATACGCCGTCCATTTATGCGGAGCTTCCCCGGCTTCTGGAGCGCAGCGGGAATTTCAAGACGGGCTCCATCACCGGGGTCTATACGGTGCTTGTGGAGGGCGACGACACCAACGAGCCGATCTCCGACACCGTGCGCGGCATCATCGACGGCCATATCGTCCTGACCAGGTCGCTCGCCCATAAAAACCATTACCCGGCGATCGATGTCAACGCCAGCATTTCCAGGCTGATGACCGATATCGTCACGGAAGAGCACAGGCAGGCGGCCGCTAAAATCCGGAACTGGCTGTCGGTGTACGAGCAGAATGCGGACCTGATTTCCATCGGGGCCTACAAGCCGGGGATGAACCGGAAGCTGGATGAAGCGGTGAACAAAATCGACGCCGTCAATCAGTTCCTGTGTCAGAAAATCGATGAAAGCTTTTCGTTTGAAGAGACAATCAATACGATGAAAGAGCTGTGA
- a CDS encoding Flagellar assembly protein FliH has product MRSLPNIIKASQAAAGGYRKACLDELVAPPPPPEDEPVAAEDPVEAGMAEREKIIRSAKREMEERKAAEQRDLVQHREAAIRDALEQARNIVESARQYSMSRMREAAARMNEECVRMKISSYEEGYSSGVKQGRKDGEEAGRAEGYREGYQEGCREGEKKGREEILAADRQRQEEIRALLETMEEEKEKTLEKFEAGIENLSFEIAQKVIRREVEREDTAVRTIVSDVLEAYRNQEWVKIRVSPNVAELLVQADSGWIDSMKEVSGNIRIIPCPEMKDGDCRVELPDRLVDAGVDTQMDRIREALELKTQ; this is encoded by the coding sequence ATGAGGTCATTGCCTAATATCATCAAAGCTTCCCAGGCCGCCGCCGGGGGATACCGGAAGGCCTGTCTGGATGAGCTCGTCGCGCCCCCTCCTCCGCCGGAGGACGAACCCGTCGCCGCCGAAGATCCCGTGGAAGCGGGGATGGCGGAAAGGGAAAAGATCATCCGCAGCGCAAAGCGGGAGATGGAAGAGCGGAAAGCAGCCGAACAGCGGGATCTTGTCCAGCACCGCGAAGCCGCGATACGCGACGCGCTGGAGCAGGCCAGAAATATCGTGGAAAGCGCCCGGCAGTACAGCATGAGCCGAATGCGGGAGGCGGCCGCGCGGATGAACGAGGAATGCGTCCGCATGAAGATCAGCAGCTACGAAGAGGGCTACTCGAGCGGTGTAAAGCAGGGCCGCAAGGACGGCGAAGAGGCGGGCCGCGCCGAAGGATACCGCGAGGGCTATCAGGAGGGCTGCCGGGAGGGCGAAAAGAAAGGGCGGGAGGAAATCCTGGCCGCCGACCGGCAAAGACAGGAAGAAATCCGCGCCCTGCTGGAAACCATGGAAGAGGAAAAAGAAAAAACCCTGGAAAAATTTGAGGCGGGAATCGAAAATCTGTCCTTTGAAATTGCGCAGAAGGTGATCCGGCGCGAGGTAGAGCGGGAGGATACCGCCGTCAGAACGATTGTTTCCGATGTGCTCGAGGCGTACCGGAACCAGGAGTGGGTGAAGATACGGGTTTCCCCGAATGTGGCGGAGCTGCTTGTGCAGGCGGATTCCGGCTGGATCGACAGCATGAAGGAGGTCTCCGGGAATATCAGGATCATCCCGTGCCCCGAGATGAAAGACGGGGACTGCCGGGTGGAGCTGCCCGACAGGCTGGTGGATGCCGGCGTGGACACGCAGATGGACCGGATCCGCGAGGCGCTGGAGCTGAAAACGCAGTGA